From a single Raphanus sativus cultivar WK10039 chromosome 3, ASM80110v3, whole genome shotgun sequence genomic region:
- the LOC130509165 gene encoding UDP-D-xylose:L-fucose alpha-1,3-D-xylosyltransferase 1-like: MFGCSNPITKETFLSFSPMAQHKSFYSSSVSNRPISLFNGLLLLASLLLLLGVFLPWAGSPLFPFPNRISSTSSSSLPSNWRDYSLSQAAAFVAKDGTVIVCAITYPFLPFLSNWLISVSRQKHQDKVLVIAEDYATLYKVNKKWPGHAVLIPPAHDSKTALKFGSPEFFNFTSRRPQHLLQLLELGYNVMFNDVDMVWMQDPFQYLEGSHDAYFTDDRTTIKPLNHSHDLPPPDQNGVTYVCSGIIFLRPKNGAKLLMKKWFEELQAGSKAYEGDQPAFNSALNKTAHQVDLYLLPQAAFPAGGLYFTNETWVEETKGKHVIIHNNYIIGYDNKMKRFHDFGLWLVDDHALEFPLGKLD, encoded by the exons ATGTTCGGATGTTCCAATCCCATCACAAAGGAAACATTCTTGTCTTTCTCTCCAATGGCGCAGCACAAGAGTTTCTATTCCTCTTCGGTCTCAAACCGTCCCATCTCTCTCTTTAATGGTCTCCTTCTCCTGGCctctctcctccttctcctcggTGTGTTCTTACCCTGGGCAGGGTCTCCCTTATTCCCGTTTCCAAACAGGAtctcttctacttcttcttcttctttgcccTCTAACTGGCGTGACTATTCCCTCTCTCAAGCGGCTGCGTTCGTCGCTAAGGACGGGACTGTGATCGTCTGCGCCATTACCTATCCCTTCTTGCCTTTCCTCAGCAACTGGTTGATTAGTGTCTCGAGGCAGAAGCATCAGGACAAGGTTCTCGTGATCGCTGAAGATTACGCTACTCTTTACAAGGTTAACAAGAAATGGCCTGGTCACGCCGTTCTCATTCCTCCAGCGCACGATTCTAAGACCGCACTTAAGTTCGGTTCCCCG GAATTTTTCAACTTCACTTCACGGAGGCCGCAAcatctattgcaacttttggaGCTAGGTTACAATGTTATGTTCAACGATGTTGATATGGTCTGGATGCAAGATCCATTTCAGTATTTAGAAGGAAGCCACGACGCATACTTCACCGATGACAGGACTACA ATTAAGCCTTTGAATCACTCACATGATCTACCACCTCCGGATCAAAACGGTGTGACTTATGTATGTAGCGGCATCATTTTCTTGCGTCCCAAGAATGGCGCAAAGCTTCTGATGAAGAAATGGTTTGAGGAACTTCAAGCTGGATCTAAAGCATATGAAGGTGATCAGCCTGCTTTTAACTCGGCACTTAACAAAACAGCTCACCAG GTAGATCTGTACTTGCTTCCTCAGGCAGCTTTTCCAGCAGGAGGATTGTACTTCACGAACGAGACATGGGTTGAAGAGACGAAGGGGAAACATGTGATAATCCACAACAACTATATTATCGGTTATGACAACAAGATGAAACGCTTCCATGACTTTGGTCTATGGCTAGTTGATGATCATGCTCTTGAGTTCCCACTGGGaaaattagattaa
- the LOC108844810 gene encoding UDP-D-xylose:L-fucose alpha-1,3-D-xylosyltransferase MGP4-like, whose product MEKQKQKLFSSAYHLSHSSTSILSRNGLLLFVSLLVFLGVFLPLFLFPNTYSPSSLPSKWNDYSLARAAKFVAKNGTLIVCTVSYPFFPFLNNWLISVSRQKHQDKVLVIAEDYATLYKVNSKWPCHAVLIPPALDSQTAHNFGSQGFFNFTSRRPEHLLKLLELGYNVMYNDVDMVWLQDPFPYLEGNHDVYFMDDETAIKPLSHSHDLPPYARDGRTNICSCMIFLRPTNGAKLLMKQWIEEIHAQPWSKDNKGNDQPGFNWALGKTAHQVDVYLLSQAAFPTGGVYFRNRTWAKETKGKHVIIHNNYIVGFNNKMERFRHFGLWLVDDHALESPLGKLE is encoded by the exons ATggaaaagcaaaagcaaaagcTATTCTCTTCGGCCTATCATCTTTCTCATTCTTCAACCTCCATCCTCAGCCGCAATGGTCTCCTCCTTTTTGTCTCTCTCCTCGTTTTCCTCGGTGTGTTCTTACCCTTGTTCCTGTTTCCAAACACATactctccttcttctttgccCTCCAAATGGAACGACTATTCCCTTGCTAGAGCCGCCAAATTCGTCGCTAAGAATGGTACTTTGATCGTCTGCACCGTAAGCTATCCCTTCTTCCCTTTCCTCAATAACTGGTTGATTAGTGTCTCGAGGCAGAAGCATCAGGACAAGGTTCTCGTGATCGCTGAGGATTACGCTACTCTATACAAAGTCAACTCCAAGTGGCCTTGTCATGCCGTTCTCATTCCTCCAGCTCTTGATTCTCAAACCGCACACAACTTTGGTTCCCAG GGTTTCTTCAATTTTACATCTCGAAGACCAGAACATCTCTTAAAACTTTTGGAGCTAGGTTACAATGTTATGTACAACGATGTTGATATGGTGTGGTTACAAGATCCATTTCCGTATCTAGAAGGAAACCACGACGTGTACTTCATGGATGACGAAACTGCA ATTAAGCCTTTGAGTCACTCTCATGACTTACCACCTTATGCTCGAGATGGAAGGACTAATATATGTAGCTGCATGATATTCTTACGTCCCACTAATGGTGCAAAGCTTCTAATGAAGCAATGGATTGAGGAAATTCATGCACAACCTTGGTCTAAAGATAATAAAGGAAATGATCAGCCTGGTTTTAACTGGGCACTTGGCAAAACAGCTCATCAG GTGGATGTCTACTTGCTTTCTCAAGCAGCTTTCCCAACAGGAGGAGTGTACTTCAGGAACAGGACATGGGCTAAAGAGACCAAGGGGAAACATGTCATAATCCACAACAATTACATTGTTGGTTTCAACAACAAGATGGAACGTTTCCGACATTTTGGTCTATGGCTAGTCGATGATCATGCCCTTGAGTCCCCATTGGGAAAACTAGAGTAA
- the LOC108845766 gene encoding nitrogen regulatory protein P-II homolog, producing the protein MAASLAKPISTTPLRFHFNPKTNISFSDCISISSGFRHSPPSSLGLVAKPPTNTRVSHLVRAESSHDYIPDSKFYKVEAIVRPWRIQHVSSALLKIGIRGVTVSDVRGFGAQGGSKERHGGSEFSEDKFVAKVKMEIVVKKEQVESVINTIIDGARTGEIGDGKIFVLPVSDVIRVRTGERGEEAEKMTGDMLSSS; encoded by the exons ATGGCCGCTTCATTGGCGAAACCCATCTCCACAACTCCTCTTCGTTTCCATTTCAATCCAAAGACCAACATTTCCTTCTCCGATTGCATCTCGATTTCTTCTGGATTCCGACATTCCCCACCGTCTTCCCTCGGTTTGGTCGCAAAACCACCGACCAACACTCGCGTTTCCCATCTCGTTAGAGCCGAAAGCTCTCACG ATTATATTCCAGACTCGAAGTTTTACAAGGTTGAAGCAATTGTCAG GCCATGGAGGATCCAGCATGTTTCATCG GCTTTATTGAAAATCGGGATTAGAGGTGTTACGGTTTCTGATGTCCGAGGGTTTGGTGCACAAGGTGGATCCAAGGAGAGACATGGTG GGTCTGAGTTCTCTGAAGACAAGTTCGTTGCTAAAGTTAAGATGGAGATCGTTGTTAAGAAAGAACAA GTGGAGTCTGTAATCAACACCATAATCGATGGAGCAAGGACAGGAGAGATCGGTGATGGCAAAATATTCG TTTTGCCTGTGTCAGATGTCATAAGGGTTCGGACAGGTGAGCGTggagaagaagcagagaagaTGACTGGTGATATGCTTTCGTCATCTTAG
- the LOC108845769 gene encoding uncharacterized protein LOC108845769 translates to MANEDFIYRISTEQEWQEFQKNGSSFGGELDKSTGCFHLSKLHQVQMTLQNFFLNAKEDLYLLQIDPKKLGDGLIYEAVDDVNSFPHFYGPDRSFAPLPLDSVVKAEKLTFTNGNFTCSFFT, encoded by the exons ATGGCTAATGAAGATTTCATATACAGAATCAGTACGGAGCAAGAGTGGCAAGAGTTCCAGAAAAACGGATCTTCTTTTGGTGGTGAGCTCGATAAGTCAACTGGTTGCTTTCATCTCAGCAAACTCCATCAG GTGCAAATGACATTGCAGAACTTCTTCTTGAACGCTAAGGAGGATCTTTACCTTCTTCAAATCGATCCTAAGAAG CTTGGAGATGGATTGATCTATGAAGCAGTGGATGATGTGAATAGCTTCCCTCACTTCTACGGTCCAGACAGAAGCTTTGCTCCACTTCCTCTAGATTCTGTCGTCAAAGCTGAGAAGCTAACATTCACCAACGGCAACTTCACCTGCAGCTTCTTCACTTGA
- the LOC108845762 gene encoding plant UBX domain-containing protein 9 encodes MMRPSRDAIQSYMSITGADESLAIQTLEEHGNNLTEAINSHFRDVERSILDPSSDSRRPQYNAVEDNSHVRPQYNAVEDNSRRTSISPLCRSLF; translated from the exons ATGATGAGACCATCGAGAGACGCCATTCAGTCATACATGAGCATCACCGGCGCTGATGAGTCACTCGCCATTCAAACACTCGAg GAACATGGCAATAACCTCACTGAAGCCATCAATTCTCACTTCAGGGATGTCGAACGAAGCAT TCTTGATCCAAGCTCAGATAGTCGTCGTCCACAGTACAATGCTGTGGAAGATAACAGTCATGTTCGTCCACAATACAATGCTGTAGAAGATAACTCTAGGCGGACTTCCATCTCTCCTCTCTGCCGCTCGCTCTTTTAG
- the LOC130509076 gene encoding protein NIM1-INTERACTING 1-like, producing the protein MAIRNKETEEEENKRINNEIDVPEEEDEDKKMEMFFNLIRNYQEARKRRRQELIEDSGETVPNPTKRSDNGEKIGIAPPVFRAEDFTHCIDLNLKPSNSILSTEEEKEEEEEETEKETREENVLDLNLAL; encoded by the coding sequence ATGGCGATAAGGAACAAAgagacagaagaagaagagaacaagagAATCAACAACGAGATCGATGTccctgaagaagaagacgaagacaAGAAGATGGAGATGTTCTTCAACCTCATAAGAAACTACCAGGAGGCGAGGAAACGAAGGCGACAAGAGCTAATCGAAGATTCAGGCGAAACTGTTCCTAATCCGACCAAGAGATCCGACAACGGAGAGAAAATCGGCATTGCTCCTCCTGTGTTCCGCGCCGAGGATTTCACTCACTGTATAGACTTAAACTTAAAGCCATCAAACTCAATTCTCTCCACcgaagaggagaaagaagaagaagaggaagaaacagAGAAGGAGACAAGAGAAGAGAATGTTTTAGATCTTAATCTCGCattgtaa
- the LOC108844809 gene encoding polygalacturonase At1g48100-like, whose protein sequence is MLKMSRDPFSRFTTLILITSYIFSYETEARLLHDNDMHNLNSIPEPPSSSFSQSQPPFISPNPNDPSQPPSPCQDLDQEVVHDVRNYGAAGDGITDDTDAFKTARDSACSSDEDNNVSVLLVPYGFTFMIHSTIFTGPCRSYQYFQVDGTIVPRDGPESWPSGFNKRQWLVFYRINGMALIGNGVIDGRGQKWWDLPCKPHRNVSKTTALTGSCESPAALRFFMSSNLSMKGVTIKNSPQFHMTFDGCHEVHINSLRITSPPSSPNTDHGIHIENSKSIEIHNSFISNGDDCISIGSGSYNIDIRNLTCGPGGHGISIGSLGNQNSRACVSNVTVRDSFIKFSDNGVRIKTWQGGSGSVSGVTFDSIQMDNVRNPIIIDQYYCTSKNCPNKTNAVFVNDIVYQSIKGTYDRRSPPIHFGCSNSVPCANLTLSDIDLVPSKGVTVVDPFCWNAYGVVDEFSVPSISCLKSDSSTLLLGGLLGKCGIL, encoded by the exons atgttaaaaatgtctCGTGATCCTTTTTCACGTTTCACTACACTAATTCTAATTACATCCTATATCTTCTCTTATGAAACCGAAGCAAGGCTACTTCATGACAACGATATGCACAATCTCAACTCAATACCAGAGCCACCATCTTCGTCCTTCTCTCAATCTCAGCCTCCGTTTATTTCTCCAAACCCTAATGACCCGTCACAGCCTCCATCTCCTTGCCAAGATCTCGACCAAGAAGTAGTCCACGACGTGAGAAACTATGGTGCGGCCGGGGACGGTATCACAGACGACACTGACGCGTTCAAGACAGCTCGGGATTCTGCTTGTAGCAGTGACGAGGACAACAATGTCTCCGTATTGCTTGTGCCTTACGGTTTCACTTTCATGATCCATTCCACTATTTTCACCGGTCCTTGTCGCTCTTACCAATACTTCCAA GTCGATGGGACCATCGTGCCTCGGGATGGACCAGAATCATGGCCGAGCGGTTTCAACAAAAGGCAATGGCTCGTCTTTTATAGAATCAATGGAATGGCTCTAATAGGCAACGGGGTTATCGACGGTCGCGGACAAAAATGGTGGGATCTTCCATGCAAACCTCACCGG AATGTCAGCAAAACGACTGCACTTACTGGTTCATGCGAAAGCCCTGCT GCTTTAAGGTTCTTCATGAGCTCAAATCTAAGTATGAAAGGTGTGACTATTAAAAACAGCCCGCAGTTTCATATGACATTCGACGGATGTCATGAAGTTCACATCAACTCCCTTCGAATCACATCTCCACCGTCAAGTCCCAACACTGATCACGGCATCCACATAGAGAACTCCAAGTCCATTGAAATTCATAACTCGTTTATCTCCAACG GAGATGATTGTATCTCAATAGGATCCGGATCATACAATATCGATATACGGAATCTCACTTGCGGACCAGGCGGGCATGGAATTAG CATTGGGAGTTTAGGCAACCAAAACTCACGTGCATGCGTCTCCAACGTCACGGTTAGAGACTCGTTCATTAAATTTTCCGACAATGGTGTACGGATCAAGACATGGCAAGGTGGATCTGGTTCCGTTTCGGGTGTAACGTTCGACAGTATCCAAATGGATAATGTCCGAAATCCGATAATCATAGACCAGTACTATTGCACGAGCAAAAACTGCCCTAACAAAACAAATGCGGTTTTTGTGAATGATATTGTATATCAAAGTATAAAAGGCACATACGACAGACGTAGTCCTCCTATACATTTTGGATGTAGCAACAGCGTCCCATGCGCAAATTTAACACTCTCGGATATTGATTTGGTGCCTTCAAAAGGTGTAACGGTTGTGGATCCGTTCTGTTGGAATGCGTATGGGGTCGTGGATGAGTTCTCTGTTCCTTCCATCTCGTGTCTAAAATCGGATTCTTCGACGTTATTGTTAGGCGGTCTTTTAGGAAAATGTGGAATATTGTGA
- the LOC108845758 gene encoding uncharacterized protein LOC108845758, translating into MAARSGSRCNFWLPKKKRSCANTRIESSLYCGNHSQRSDGQWIPCPIDPSHSVLQENLESHVKRCPLLKQNVALSAQLFYQKGINAGNEEEEDCYSVFTSEMKRNLVYSMTVSKFHQLVKKIEAVHGVICNDIEDSHLSPEACNIWFNKEIDRKLPFQEKHVLQQGSILGNLEKIGALKRCNTDVECSEKDDDVPAVVEFGAGRGYLTQMLADCYGVKKVYLVERKSYKLKADRSLRQKENLVLERMRIDIEDFNLNAVESLQGVPYVAVGKHLCGPATDLSLRCCLSRQDGESPVLRGLAIATCCHHLCQWKSYINKEYIISLGISKDDFHAMTWFTSWAVDDDHGSKVPAVEDIDIIASNAKEEEKGEEVEDDSLSSVEEVVKKMKPMERAALGFKCKQIIDAGRMKWVKEHGLDSKLVKYIPASISPENILLIAGNSSPSLA; encoded by the exons ATGGCGGCGAGAAGTGGCAGTCGATGCAATTTCTGGCTTCCGAAGAAGAAAAGATCATGCGCCAACACTCGAATCGAGAGCTCCTT GTATTGTGGGAACCATAGCCAGAGATCGGATGGTCAATGGATTCCATGCCCTATTGATCCTTCTCA CTCTGTGTTGCAGGAGAATCTCGAAAGTCATGTAAAGAGATGTCCTTTGTTGAAACAGAACGTTGCATTGTCTGCTCAACTGTTTTACCAGAAGGGTATTAATGCTggaaacgaagaagaagaagattgttaCTCTGTTTTTACTTCAGAGATGAAGAGGAATCTGGTTTATAGTATGACTGTTTCTAAGTTTCATCAGCTTGTTAAGAAGATTGAGGCGGTTCATGGCGTTATATGTAATGATATCGAAGATTCGCATTTGTCACCTGAAGCTTGTAACATATGGTTTAACAAGGAGATAGATAG GAAGTTACCGTTTCAAGAGAAACATGTTTTGCAACAAGGTTCTATTCTTGGTAACTTGGAAAAGATTGGTGCATTGAAGAGGTGTAACACAGATGTTGAATGTTCCGAGAAAGATGATGATGTGCCTGCTGTTGTTGAGTTTGGAGCTGGGAGAGGATACTTAACGCAGATGCTAGCTGATTGCTACGGCGTCAAGAAAGTCTATTTAGTCGAAAGGAAATCTTATAAGCTTAAG GCTGATAGGTCATTGAGGCAAAAGGAGAACTTGGTATTAGAGCGTATGAGAATCGACA TTGAAGATTTTAACCTTAATGCGGTCGAATCATTACAAGGTGTTCCTTATGTGGCTGTTGGGAAACATCTATGTGGTCCTGCAACAG ATTTAAGCTTGAGATGTTGTCTATCTAGACAAGATGGTGAAAGCCCTGTTCTAAGAGGTCTAGCTATCGCTACTTGTTGTCATCATCTTTGCCAATGGAAAAGTTATATAA ATAAAGAATATATCATTAGCCTGGGGATTTCGAAAGATGACTTCCATGCCATGACTTGGTTCACTAGCTGGGCTGTAGATGATGATCATGGTTCCAAAGTTCCTGCTGTTGAAGACATTGACATAATTGCTTCAAA TGCAAAGGAGGAGgaaaaaggagaagaagtggAAGATGATTCTTTGAGCAGCGTTGAGGAAGTTGTGAAGAAAATGAAGCCCATGGAGAGAGCTGCTTTAGGTTTTAAGTGCAAGCAGATTATCGATGCAGGGAGGATGAAGTGGGTTAAGGAACATGGGTTAGATTCAAAGCTTGTGAAATATATTCCGGCAAGCATCTCGCCGGAGAATATTTTACTGATCGCCGGCAACTCCAGTCCTTCTCTGGCTTGA
- the LOC108845756 gene encoding uncharacterized protein LOC108845756 gives METPSGTIIFTTVGRTHYGFDVFSLHIASSVERRLTDGISVNFNAQFADENGNDIVFVSERAGSARIFRTRPGNSKPEQLPGAPGSFFHDRPIITQDNTLYFISAHEQPDRHFKNWTALYSVKLNSQEKEVTRVTPPDTADYSPAVSKSGKYFAVASYGSRSWGGEFHEINTDIVVFKASTREKRVVVCERGGWPTWSGDSTVFFHRQAEDGWWSIYRFDIKPENLNLSPVEPVRVTPPGLHCFTPAAFHDGKRIAVATRRRGVNHRHVEIFHLEDKTFQAVTEPLNPSFHHYNPFVSANSELLGYHRFRGESTQGESTVPNLESIVSPIKSLRLLRLNGSFPSSSPDGDLIALNSDFDINGGIKIARSDGSKRWTLIKDRTAFYNSWSPTEGHVIYASLGPIFRPAKISVQIARIQFEPSVLTVDRDEVPCEVKFLTLDNTGNNAFPSCSPDGKSVVFRSGRSGYKNLYILDAVNGESEGGEGIRRLTEGPWIDTMPCWSPKGDLIGFSSNRHDPSNDAAFGAYVVRPDGSGLRRIEIAGPEGSEEAARERVNHVSFNKDGDWLVFTANLCGITAEPVAMPNQFQPYGDLYVVKLDGTGLRRLTWNGYEDGTPTWHTVDDLDLSGLSLNGQDGDKLEGQFEEPLWITCDI, from the coding sequence ATGGAAACTCCAAGTGGCACTATCATCTTCACCACTGTTGGTCGCACTCACTATGGCTTCGACGTTTTTTCTCTCCACATCGCCTCCTCCGTCGAACGCCGTTTAACAGACGGTATCTCCGTTAACTTTAACGCTCAGTTCGCAGACGAAAACGGTAACGATATCGTCTTTGTTTCGGAAAGAGCCGGATCTGCCCGGATATTTAGAACCCGACCCGGAAACTCCAAACCCGAGCAGCTTCCCGGAGCTCCGGGGAGCTTCTTCCACGACCGTCCAATCATCACTCAAGACAACACTCTCTACTTCATCTCCGCTCACGAGCAGCCTGATCGCCATTTCAAGAACTGGACAGCGCTATACTCCGTGAAACTCAACAGCCAAGAGAAAGAAGTCACACGTGTCACTCCACCAGACACCGCCGACTACAGCCCCGCCGTTTCTAAATCCGGAAAGTACTTCGCCGTGGCGTCGTACGGATCTCGCTCATGGGGCGGCGAGTTCCACGAGATCAACACTGACATCGTCGTCTTCAAAGCATCTACGCGGGAGAAGAGAGTCGTGGTCTGCGAACGCGGCGGATGGCCGACTTGGTCCGGCGACTCAACCGTCTTCTTCCACCGCCAAGCGGAAGACGGTTGGTGGAGCATTTACCGGTTCGATATTAAACCGGAGAATTTAAATCTCTCTccggtcgaaccggtccgaGTCACTCCGCCTGGACTCCACTGCTTCACTCCCGCAGCTTTCCACGACGGGAAACGAATCGCCGTCGCGACTCGCCGCCGCGGCGTCAACCACCGTCACGTCGAGATCTTCCACCTCGAGGACAAAACGTTCCAGGCGGTTACAGAGCCGCTCAATCCGAGCTTCCACCATTACAACCCCTTCGTCTCTGCAAACTCCGAGCTCCTCGGCTACCACCGGTTCCGCGGCGAGTCGACTCAGGGCGAGTCAACCGTCCCGAACCTCGAATCCATCGTCTCGCCGATCAAATCCCTCCGCTTGCTCAGACTAAACGGATCATTCCCGTCGTCGTCCCCAGACGGAGACCTGATCGCGCTGAACTCGGACTTCGACATCAACGGTGGGATTAAAATCGCGAGATCCGACGGCTCAAAACGATGGACGTTGATCAAAGACCGCACAGCGTTCTACAACTCGTGGAGCCCCACTGAGGGCCACGTCATCTACGCGTCTCTCGGTCCGATATTCCGTCCCGCGAAAATCTCGGTTCAGATCGCGCGTATTCAATTCGAACCGTCGGTTCTAACCGTCGATAGAGATGAGGTTCCTTGCGAAGTGAAGTTTCTCACTCTGGATAACACCGGGAACAACGCCTTCCCGTCTTGCTCTCCCGACGGTAAGTCCGTCGTGTTCCGATCGGGAAGATCGGGTTATAAGAATCTTTACATTTTAGACGCCGTTAACGGAGAGTCTGAAGGCGGAGAGGGGATACGACGGCTGACGGAAGGGCCGTGGATCGACACTATGCCTTGCTGGTCACCGAAAGGAGATCTCATCGGATTCTCGTCGAACCGGCACGATCCGTCTAACGACGCGGCGTTTGGTGCTTACGTGGTGAGGCCCGACGGTTCTGGTTTGAGGAGGATCGAGATCGCGGGGCCCGAGGGATCGGAGGAAGCGGCGAGGGAGAGGGTGAATCACGTGAGTTTTAACAAGGATGGTGATTGGTTAGTTTTCACGGCGAATCTCTGTGGAATCACGGCGGAGCCGGTGGCGATGCCGAATCAGTTTCAGCCTTATGGAGATTTGTATGTTGTGAAGTTGGATGGGACGGGGCTGAGGAGGCTGACGTGGAATGGGTATGAAGATGGAACTCCCACGTGGCATACTGTGGATGATTTGGATCTGAGTGGGTTGAGTTTGAACGGTCAAGATGGAGACAAGCTTGAGGGTCAGTTTGAAGAGCCGCTGTGGATTACTTGCGACATCTGA